In the Rhizobium sp. BT03 genome, one interval contains:
- the tnpB gene encoding IS66 family insertion sequence element accessory protein TnpB (TnpB, as the term is used for proteins encoded by IS66 family insertion elements, is considered an accessory protein, since TnpC, encoded by a neighboring gene, is a DDE family transposase.) codes for MIPVPSGVKVWLATGHTDMRKGFPGLSLMVQEALKRDPMCGHLFVFRGRGGGLIKVIWHDGQGACLFTKKLERGRFIWPSAADGTVVITPAQLGYLLEGIDWRMPQKTWRPTSAG; via the coding sequence ATGATTCCGGTTCCGAGTGGCGTGAAGGTCTGGCTGGCGACAGGCCACACCGATATGCGAAAAGGCTTCCCCGGTTTGTCGTTGATGGTGCAGGAGGCGCTGAAGCGCGACCCGATGTGTGGACACCTGTTCGTATTCCGCGGCCGCGGTGGCGGTCTGATCAAGGTGATCTGGCATGACGGCCAGGGCGCTTGCCTGTTCACGAAGAAGCTGGAGCGCGGCCGCTTCATCTGGCCATCAGCGGCCGATGGCACGGTGGTGATCACGCCTGCGCAGCTCGGTTATCTGCTGGAAGGTATCGACTGGCGGATGCCGCAAAAGACCTGGCGGCCGACGTCGGCCGGATAA
- the nodA gene encoding nodulation N-acyltransferase NodA — protein MSPQVRWKVCWENELELSDHTELADFFRKTYGPTGAYNALPFEGARSWSGARPELRVIGYDAHGVAAHMGLLRRFVRVGEVDLLVCELGLWGVRPDLEGYGINSMRIVYPVLQQLGVRFAFGGVRQALRNLVLRLCRNGLATVLEGVRVRSTLADVYLNLPPTRCENVILVVFPIGCSMSDWPSGTLIERNGPEL, from the coding sequence ATGAGCCCTCAGGTGCGGTGGAAAGTGTGCTGGGAAAACGAGTTGGAGCTCTCTGACCACACGGAGCTCGCAGATTTCTTTCGGAAGACCTATGGGCCAACTGGAGCTTACAACGCCCTTCCATTCGAAGGTGCTCGTAGTTGGTCAGGAGCTAGGCCCGAGCTTCGCGTAATAGGCTATGATGCGCACGGTGTGGCCGCTCACATGGGGTTGTTGCGTCGTTTCGTTCGGGTTGGCGAGGTCGATCTACTCGTATGCGAGCTTGGATTGTGGGGCGTGCGTCCAGATCTTGAGGGGTACGGCATTAATTCGATGCGCATTGTTTACCCAGTGCTGCAGCAACTTGGCGTTCGGTTTGCGTTCGGCGGTGTTCGGCAGGCGTTGCGCAACCTTGTTCTCAGGCTCTGCCGAAATGGTCTTGCGACGGTTTTGGAAGGGGTACGCGTGCGATCCACCCTTGCCGATGTTTATCTCAACCTCCCGCCGACGCGCTGTGAAAACGTAATTTTGGTAGTATTCCCAATAGGATGCTCAATGAGTGATTGGCCATCGGGGACCTTGATCGAGCGGAATGGCCCTGAGCTATGA
- the fdxB gene encoding ferredoxin III, nif-specific, with the protein MTGPFVTRDGSSWVPEYLTCIDATTCIGCGRCFKACSREVMHLYGVGEAGEILGICDDEEEDFDGELNRMIMVVDEAGRCIGCGACARVCPKNCQTHVAADKVTA; encoded by the coding sequence ATGACTGGCCCTTTCGTCACGCGCGACGGCTCCAGCTGGGTGCCGGAGTACCTGACCTGCATCGATGCTACAACCTGCATCGGCTGTGGCCGATGCTTCAAAGCCTGCTCTCGCGAAGTCATGCACCTCTATGGCGTCGGTGAAGCGGGTGAAATCCTCGGCATCTGCGACGACGAGGAGGAAGACTTCGATGGCGAGCTCAATCGTATGATCATGGTTGTCGATGAGGCCGGCCGCTGCATTGGTTGCGGCGCCTGCGCGCGCGTCTGCCCGAAGAACTGTCAGACCCATGTCGCGGCAGACAAGGTTACTGCGTGA
- a CDS encoding IS66 family transposase, producing the protein MSNATEELPDDLASALALLAQERARRVAAEAEAATAKAEAASAKALVSHSEALIARLKLEIDKVRRALYGSRSERKARLLEQMELQLEELEADAGEDELAAEIAAKASAVKAFERKRPSRKPFPEHLPRERVVIAAPTNCACCGSVKLSKLGEDITETLEVIPRQWKVIQTVREKFTCRECEKITQSPAPFHVTPRGFAGPNLLAMILFEKFAQHQPLNRQSERYAREGVDLSLSTLADQVGACAAALKPIHSLIEAHVLAAERLHGDDTTVPILAKGKTDTGRIWTYVRDDRPFGGLSPPAALYYASRDRRQEHPERHLKTFNGILQADAYGGYNPLFKVDRDPNPLRQAFCWAHSRRKFFVLADIAANAKRGKNAAPISPMALEAVKRIDRLFDIEREINGLTADQRLERRRRDCLPLVDDLQVWLQTERAKLSRSSPVAEAIDYMLKRWDGFTSFLQDGRICLTNNAAERALRGFALGRKSWLFAGSDRGADRAAFMATLIMTAKLNDIDPQVWLADVLARIADTSITRLEQLLPWNWTPPTVNAQAA; encoded by the coding sequence ATGAGCAATGCGACCGAAGAGCTTCCGGACGACCTTGCCAGTGCGCTTGCACTGCTGGCCCAGGAACGCGCTCGACGTGTCGCAGCCGAAGCAGAAGCAGCGACCGCCAAGGCAGAAGCCGCCAGCGCAAAGGCACTCGTATCGCATTCCGAGGCGCTGATCGCGCGGCTGAAGCTGGAGATCGACAAGGTTCGCCGTGCACTCTACGGCAGCCGGTCCGAGCGCAAGGCGCGGCTCCTGGAGCAGATGGAACTGCAGCTCGAGGAGTTGGAAGCGGACGCCGGTGAAGATGAACTGGCGGCGGAGATCGCAGCCAAAGCTTCAGCCGTCAAAGCCTTCGAGCGCAAGCGTCCGTCACGCAAGCCCTTTCCCGAACACCTGCCGCGTGAGCGCGTCGTAATCGCCGCTCCCACGAATTGCGCCTGTTGTGGATCGGTTAAACTGTCGAAGCTTGGTGAAGACATTACCGAGACCTTGGAAGTCATCCCGCGTCAGTGGAAGGTCATCCAGACGGTGCGGGAGAAGTTCACCTGCCGCGAGTGTGAGAAGATCACGCAGTCACCCGCACCCTTCCATGTGACACCCCGCGGTTTTGCCGGGCCGAACCTGCTGGCGATGATCCTGTTTGAGAAGTTCGCCCAGCACCAGCCGCTCAATCGCCAGAGCGAGCGCTACGCCCGCGAGGGCGTCGACCTCAGCTTGTCGACGCTGGCCGATCAGGTTGGAGCATGTGCCGCGGCGTTGAAGCCCATTCACTCCCTGATCGAGGCGCATGTCCTTGCTGCCGAACGTCTGCACGGCGACGACACGACCGTGCCGATCCTGGCCAAGGGAAAGACCGATACGGGCCGCATCTGGACCTATGTCCGGGACGATCGGCCGTTCGGAGGGCTCTCTCCGCCGGCGGCCCTTTACTATGCCTCGCGGGACCGACGGCAGGAGCATCCGGAGCGCCACCTGAAGACCTTCAACGGCATTCTGCAGGCGGACGCCTATGGCGGCTACAATCCGCTGTTCAAGGTTGATCGCGATCCAAATCCTCTAAGGCAGGCGTTTTGTTGGGCACACTCGCGGCGTAAGTTCTTCGTGCTCGCCGACATTGCCGCAAATGCCAAGCGTGGAAAGAACGCCGCGCCGATCTCGCCTATGGCGCTCGAAGCCGTCAAACGGATCGACCGCCTGTTCGATATTGAGCGCGAGATCAACGGGCTTACGGCCGATCAACGCCTGGAGCGTCGCCGGAGAGACTGTCTGCCACTCGTCGATGATCTGCAGGTCTGGCTTCAAACCGAGCGGGCAAAGCTCTCACGCAGTTCTCCGGTGGCGGAGGCGATCGACTACATGCTCAAGCGCTGGGATGGCTTCACATCATTTCTGCAGGACGGCCGGATTTGCCTGACGAATAATGCGGCAGAGCGAGCGCTCAGAGGCTTTGCGCTCGGCAGAAAATCCTGGCTCTTCGCCGGATCAGACCGCGGTGCAGATCGTGCGGCCTTCATGGCCACATTGATTATGACGGCAAAACTCAACGACATCGATCCGCAGGTGTGGCTGGCCGACGTTCTTGCCCGCATCGCTGATACGTCGATTACCAGGCTGGAGCAGTTGCTTCCGTGGAATTGGACGCCGCCGACCGTCAACGCTCAAGCGGCCTGA
- a CDS encoding NAD(P) transhydrogenase subunit alpha: MAFFYPAANNELLKRALHSGANISAIDMVPRISRAQKMNGKDRGYRAVIEASANFRCFFTGQITARYF, from the coding sequence ATCGCTTTCTTCTATCCCGCAGCCAACAATGAGTTGCTCAAGCGGGCTCTGCATTCGGGCGCGAATATAAGCGCCATAGACATGGTCCCGCGCATCAGCCGTGCACAGAAGATGAATGGGAAAGATCGGGGTTACCGGGCGGTCATCGAAGCGAGTGCGAACTTCAGGTGTTTCTTCACCGGGCAGATCACCGCGCGGTATTTCTAG
- the nifH gene encoding nitrogenase iron protein — protein MSDLRQIAFYGKGGIGKSTTSQNTLAALVDLGQKILIVGCDPKADSTRLILNAKAQDTVLHLAAQEGSVEDLELEDVLKAGYKGIKCVESGGPEPGVGCAGRGVITSINFLEENGAYDDVDYVSYDVLGDVVCGGFAMPIRENKAQEIYIVMSGEMMALYAANNIAKGILKYAHSGGVRLGGLICNERQTDRELDLSEALAARLNSKLIHFVPRDNIVQHAELRKMTVIQYAPDSKQAGEYRALAEKIHANSGQGTIPTPITMEELEDMLLDFGIMKSDEQMLAELQAKESAVVAAQ, from the coding sequence ATGTCAGATTTGCGTCAAATCGCATTTTACGGCAAAGGGGGGATCGGCAAGTCCACCACCTCCCAAAATACGCTCGCAGCGCTTGTCGACCTCGGGCAGAAGATCCTGATCGTCGGATGCGACCCGAAAGCCGACTCCACCCGGCTGATCCTGAACGCCAAAGCACAGGACACGGTTCTGCATCTGGCAGCGCAGGAAGGTTCGGTGGAAGACCTTGAGCTCGAGGACGTGCTCAAGGCCGGCTACAAAGGCATCAAGTGCGTGGAGTCCGGCGGTCCGGAACCGGGCGTCGGCTGCGCCGGGCGCGGCGTCATCACCTCGATCAATTTCCTTGAAGAGAACGGTGCATATGACGATGTCGACTACGTCTCCTATGACGTGCTCGGCGATGTGGTGTGCGGTGGCTTTGCGATGCCGATCCGTGAGAACAAGGCCCAGGAGATCTACATCGTGATGTCCGGCGAGATGATGGCGCTCTATGCCGCCAACAACATCGCCAAGGGCATCCTGAAATATGCCCATTCCGGCGGCGTGCGGCTCGGCGGCCTGATCTGTAACGAGCGCCAGACGGACCGCGAGCTCGACCTCTCCGAGGCGCTGGCTGCCAGGCTCAATTCCAAGCTCATCCACTTTGTGCCGCGTGACAACATCGTCCAGCACGCCGAGCTCAGGAAGATGACGGTGATCCAGTACGCGCCGGACTCCAAGCAGGCCGGGGAATATCGGGCGCTAGCCGAGAAGATCCATGCCAATTCGGGCCAAGGGACCATTCCGACCCCGATTACCATGGAAGAGCTCGAAGACATGCTGCTCGACTTCGGCATCATGAAGAGCGACGAGCAGATGCTGGCCGAACTACAGGCCAAGGAGTCAGCGGTGGTTGCGGCTCAATAA
- the nifD gene encoding nitrogenase molybdenum-iron protein alpha chain: MSLDYENDSVLHEQLIAEVLAQYPDKAAKRRKKHLSVATSGDEPGDEPKALSECDVKSNIKSIPGVMTIRGCAYAGSKGVVWGPVKDMVHISHGPVGCGHYSWSQRRNYYVGLTGIDTFVTLQFTSDFQEKDIVFGGDKKLEQVIDEIEELFPLNNGISVQSECPIGLIGDDIEAVSRKKAKEHEKTIVPVRCEGFRGVSQSLGHHIANDAIRDWVFDKNEVEFETGPYDVNVVGDYNIGGDAWATRILLEEVGLRVVGNWSGDATLAEVERAPKAKLNLIHCYRSMNYICRHMEEKYGIPWMEYNFFGPSQIETSLREIAKHFGPEIVDKTEAVITKYRPLVDAVVDKYRPRLEGKTVMLYVGGLRPRHVITAYEDLGMRIVGTGYEFAHNDDYQRTGHYVNKGTLIYDDVTGYELEKFIEGIRPDLVGSGIKEKYPVQKMGIPFRQMHSWDYSGPYHGYDGFAIFARDMDLAINNPVWDLYDVPWKKEAAPAEAVAAE; this comes from the coding sequence ATGAGCCTTGATTACGAGAATGACAGCGTTTTGCATGAACAGCTCATTGCGGAAGTATTAGCGCAATATCCAGACAAGGCGGCGAAGCGCCGCAAGAAGCACCTCAGCGTCGCAACGAGCGGCGACGAGCCTGGCGATGAGCCGAAGGCCCTTTCCGAATGCGACGTCAAATCGAACATCAAGTCCATTCCGGGCGTGATGACGATCCGCGGCTGCGCCTATGCCGGTTCCAAAGGCGTGGTATGGGGGCCGGTCAAGGACATGGTCCACATCTCGCACGGGCCGGTCGGTTGCGGTCATTATTCCTGGTCGCAACGCCGCAACTACTACGTCGGCCTGACGGGCATCGACACGTTCGTGACGCTGCAGTTCACCTCAGACTTCCAGGAAAAGGACATCGTGTTCGGCGGCGACAAGAAGCTTGAACAGGTCATCGACGAGATCGAGGAGCTTTTCCCCCTCAACAACGGCATCAGCGTGCAGTCGGAATGCCCGATCGGGCTGATTGGCGACGACATTGAGGCGGTGTCGCGCAAGAAGGCCAAGGAGCACGAAAAGACGATCGTGCCGGTACGCTGCGAGGGCTTCCGCGGCGTCTCGCAATCGCTCGGCCACCACATCGCCAACGACGCCATCCGTGACTGGGTTTTCGACAAGAACGAAGTCGAGTTTGAGACCGGCCCTTACGATGTCAACGTCGTCGGCGACTACAATATCGGTGGCGACGCGTGGGCTACGCGCATTCTATTGGAGGAGGTGGGGCTGCGCGTGGTCGGCAACTGGTCGGGTGATGCCACGCTCGCTGAGGTCGAGCGCGCGCCAAAGGCCAAGCTGAACCTCATCCACTGCTACCGCTCGATGAACTACATCTGTCGGCACATGGAGGAAAAATACGGCATCCCGTGGATGGAATACAATTTCTTTGGTCCGTCCCAGATCGAAACCTCCCTGCGCGAAATAGCCAAGCACTTCGGTCCGGAAATCGTCGACAAGACCGAGGCTGTCATCACCAAGTACCGGCCCCTGGTCGATGCTGTCGTCGATAAGTACCGGCCGCGCCTCGAAGGCAAGACGGTGATGCTCTATGTCGGCGGCCTGCGTCCTCGCCACGTCATCACGGCCTATGAGGACCTCGGCATGCGGATCGTCGGCACCGGCTACGAGTTCGCCCACAACGACGACTATCAGCGCACCGGCCATTATGTGAACAAGGGTACGCTGATCTATGACGACGTGACCGGTTACGAGCTGGAAAAGTTCATCGAAGGCATCCGCCCCGACCTTGTTGGGTCCGGCATTAAAGAGAAGTATCCGGTGCAGAAGATGGGCATCCCCTTCCGCCAGATGCACTCCTGGGATTATTCCGGCCCGTATCACGGCTATGACGGCTTCGCCATATTCGCCCGCGACATGGATCTGGCCATCAATAATCCGGTGTGGGATCTCTACGACGTCCCCTGGAAAAAAGAGGCCGCGCCAGCTGAGGCGGTTGCGGCCGAATGA
- a CDS encoding NifX-associated nitrogen fixation protein has translation MGTLTGSTNGPAVNEDGDLATPFLRCLIRLIRAQDAHGAWEGKSDTDLLADFILTKEQRRKIPIIGDPDPDVLWRLQNFYSCVGLVIEECTGLLASPIMTIGHEGFGRLLLTTGRLVVLSKTLRDVHRFGFETLGKLAETGTKMVDDAIEVIETYPDVARAS, from the coding sequence ATGGGTACATTGACAGGAAGTACGAATGGCCCTGCTGTCAACGAAGATGGGGATCTCGCCACCCCTTTTCTCAGATGCCTGATAAGGCTCATCCGCGCTCAGGATGCCCATGGGGCGTGGGAAGGCAAATCGGACACTGACCTGCTGGCCGACTTCATCCTCACCAAGGAGCAGCGCCGTAAGATCCCGATCATAGGCGATCCGGATCCTGATGTGCTGTGGAGGCTACAGAACTTTTACAGTTGCGTGGGGCTTGTGATCGAAGAGTGCACAGGCCTGTTGGCATCGCCGATCATGACGATCGGCCATGAGGGCTTCGGCCGCTTGCTTTTGACGACTGGACGGTTGGTCGTTCTGTCGAAGACCCTGCGCGATGTCCACCGGTTCGGCTTTGAGACGCTAGGCAAGCTCGCCGAGACCGGCACGAAAATGGTCGATGACGCTATTGAAGTTATCGAAACCTATCCCGACGTGGCGCGGGCATCATGA
- a CDS encoding transposase, with the protein MTKHPIEVITSVERRRRWSREDKERLVAACFEPDAVISEIARAAGIHVSQLFRWRKELCRIDEPRSDTATLVPVIVSEAASTVSPVQPESPTTSHPRRKRSDVTIELGRGRRVRVDSDIDTDALGRILDCVLGLR; encoded by the coding sequence ATGACGAAGCATCCAATTGAGGTGATCACGTCTGTAGAGCGCCGTCGGCGCTGGTCACGCGAAGATAAAGAGCGCCTTGTCGCTGCGTGCTTTGAGCCAGACGCGGTCATCTCCGAGATTGCCCGCGCGGCCGGCATCCATGTCAGCCAGTTGTTCCGTTGGCGCAAAGAGCTTTGCCGGATCGACGAGCCAAGGTCTGATACGGCGACTTTGGTGCCGGTGATCGTATCCGAGGCCGCTTCGACAGTCTCTCCCGTTCAACCGGAATCGCCCACCACATCCCACCCTCGTCGGAAGCGTAGCGATGTGACAATCGAGCTTGGACGGGGTCGGCGCGTGCGCGTGGATAGCGACATCGATACGGATGCCCTTGGCCGGATTCTCGATTGCGTGCTGGGGCTGCGATGA
- a CDS encoding phasin, translated as MTKISERSFETIENPGSSSLKVPDQFGASVEKGNKKVTEAFLKLASGAEATQKMLPPILETTSLFGNELWWKTIAALQADAEASFSHLQALLGANSPSQILEQQSTFFRKRVETSLQHAKEVRVLSSRAVEEISKPVKDAFDKVLTDLKAT; from the coding sequence ATGACCAAGATTTCCGAAAGATCCTTTGAAACGATCGAAAACCCGGGGTCATCGTCGCTCAAGGTGCCAGATCAGTTCGGCGCATCTGTTGAAAAGGGGAACAAGAAGGTGACAGAGGCTTTTTTGAAACTTGCGTCCGGCGCTGAAGCGACACAGAAAATGCTGCCTCCGATCCTCGAAACGACAAGTCTATTCGGCAACGAATTGTGGTGGAAGACGATCGCTGCACTGCAGGCCGACGCCGAGGCCAGCTTCTCACATTTGCAAGCTTTGCTGGGCGCGAATTCGCCGTCGCAGATCCTCGAACAGCAGTCGACCTTTTTCCGCAAGCGCGTTGAGACAAGTTTGCAGCACGCCAAGGAAGTCCGGGTGCTCTCAAGCAGGGCGGTGGAGGAAATCTCAAAGCCGGTCAAGGATGCTTTTGACAAGGTGCTGACGGACCTCAAGGCGACGTAA
- the hemN gene encoding oxygen-independent coproporphyrinogen III oxidase → MSDDLIAKYGDARVPRYTSYPTAAAFSAAVGPDEYAGNLAHIAAAGPVSVYLHVPFCRSICWYCGCHTTITRQDAPVADYLDVMKEEIELVSFAAGNDVPVKYVHFGGGTPSVMKPQEFSALMAKLRSAFTFEAKAGVAVEIDPRTLVAPMIDALAENGVDRASLGVQSFDPIVQAGIKRLQSFEQTERAVAGLRSAGVSSINFDLIYGLPKQTVQSCIETVRLAAELRPERFAVFGYAHIPAFKKHQRLIDEASLPDAKQRNEQAEVIAEELQKAGYLRIGLDHFALPNDQLALAARNRTLRRNFQGYTTDDCDSLIGLGASAIGRLPAGYMQNHVPLGLYAERIAFGVLPTAKGYLLSEEDKLRARVIERLMCDFEADLGQLSSGSGFDTGFLVERNDRLGELMADGVVTISGERIVVCEEARFMVRAVAAAFDAYFSSHGHTHSKAA, encoded by the coding sequence ATGTCTGATGATCTGATCGCCAAATACGGCGATGCGCGGGTTCCGCGTTATACGAGTTACCCGACGGCGGCGGCTTTTTCTGCAGCCGTGGGGCCGGATGAATATGCCGGCAATCTCGCCCATATCGCCGCGGCTGGCCCGGTTTCGGTTTATCTCCACGTCCCGTTCTGCCGTTCGATATGCTGGTACTGCGGCTGCCACACGACCATCACCCGGCAAGACGCTCCGGTCGCCGACTATCTCGACGTGATGAAGGAAGAGATCGAGCTCGTCTCTTTTGCGGCCGGAAACGACGTGCCCGTCAAGTACGTGCATTTCGGCGGCGGCACGCCGTCGGTCATGAAGCCGCAGGAATTTTCGGCTCTAATGGCAAAGCTCAGGAGTGCCTTCACGTTTGAAGCGAAAGCCGGCGTCGCAGTCGAGATCGACCCTCGCACATTGGTCGCCCCCATGATCGATGCGCTCGCCGAAAACGGCGTCGACCGCGCAAGCCTCGGCGTCCAGAGCTTCGATCCGATCGTGCAGGCCGGTATCAAGCGGCTGCAATCCTTTGAGCAGACGGAAAGGGCGGTCGCCGGGTTGCGCTCAGCAGGCGTCAGCAGCATCAACTTCGACCTAATTTATGGCCTTCCGAAACAGACTGTCCAATCTTGCATCGAGACGGTCCGGCTGGCTGCAGAACTGCGTCCCGAACGTTTCGCCGTTTTCGGTTACGCTCACATACCCGCTTTTAAGAAACATCAGCGCCTGATCGACGAAGCATCGCTGCCGGACGCAAAACAGCGGAACGAGCAGGCGGAAGTGATCGCCGAGGAGCTCCAGAAGGCCGGATATCTGCGCATTGGGCTCGATCATTTTGCACTGCCGAACGATCAGTTGGCGCTCGCCGCGCGCAACAGAACGCTGAGGAGAAACTTCCAGGGCTATACCACGGATGATTGCGATAGCCTGATCGGCCTCGGCGCATCTGCGATCGGGCGGCTGCCGGCCGGCTATATGCAGAACCACGTGCCTCTCGGCCTCTATGCCGAGCGAATTGCCTTCGGGGTGCTGCCGACCGCCAAGGGATATCTTCTCAGCGAGGAGGACAAGCTTCGGGCGAGGGTCATCGAGAGGCTGATGTGCGATTTCGAAGCCGATCTCGGCCAGTTGAGCAGCGGATCGGGTTTCGACACCGGCTTCCTTGTCGAGCGCAACGACCGTCTCGGCGAGCTCATGGCCGACGGCGTCGTGACGATCAGCGGTGAGCGGATTGTCGTATGCGAGGAGGCGCGCTTCATGGTCCGTGCAGTCGCGGCGGCATTCGACGCCTATTTTAGCTCGCACGGGCACACGCACAGCAAGGCAGCCTAG
- a CDS encoding CCE_0567 family metalloprotein has product MSDIVEQLKKVRKLQSRAAAAKMELHDLAEDLPINWARIKTIAGETFDAFAELNAAKEELAALENSR; this is encoded by the coding sequence ATGTCAGACATTGTGGAGCAGCTGAAAAAGGTCCGCAAGCTGCAGTCCCGCGCCGCCGCTGCGAAGATGGAGTTGCACGATCTTGCCGAGGACCTTCCGATTAATTGGGCTAGAATCAAGACCATTGCAGGAGAGACGTTCGACGCCTTCGCCGAGTTGAACGCTGCGAAGGAAGAGCTCGCTGCATTGGAGAATTCACGATGA
- the nifK gene encoding nitrogenase molybdenum-iron protein subunit beta codes for MPQSAEKVLDHAPLFREPEYRQMLAEKKANFECPHPDQVVADQNDFTKTWEYREKNLGREALVVNPAKACQPLGAVFAAAGFEQTMSFVHGSQGCVAYYRSHLSRHFKEPSSAVSSSMTEDAAVFGGLKNMVDGLANTYKLYDPKMIAVSTTCMAEVIGDDLHGFIENAKNEGSVPHDFDVPFAHTPAFVGSHVDGYDGMIKGILENFWKGNERKEVAQAINIIPGFDGFCVGNNRELKRLLDMMGVSYIFIQDASDQFDTPSDGTYRMYDGGTKIEDLKTALNAEATLSLQHYNTRKTLEYCKEVGQVTASFHYPLGVQATDEFLMKVSEITGKEIPPAIGLERGRLVDAMADSQAWLHGKKYAIYGDPDFVYAVARFVLETGGEPTHCLATNGTSAWEAEMKALLASSPFGKDAQVWAGKDLWALRSLLFTEPVDLMIGNSYGKYLERDTGTPLIRLTFPIFDRHHHHRFPLMGYQGGLRVLTTILDKIFDKLDRETSEPGVTDYSYDLTR; via the coding sequence ATGCCGCAGTCGGCGGAAAAAGTTCTCGACCATGCTCCCCTGTTCCGCGAGCCGGAATACAGGCAGATGCTCGCCGAGAAGAAAGCCAATTTCGAATGCCCCCACCCGGATCAGGTCGTTGCCGATCAAAACGACTTCACGAAGACCTGGGAGTATCGCGAAAAGAACCTGGGCCGCGAAGCCCTGGTCGTGAACCCGGCCAAAGCCTGCCAGCCGCTCGGTGCCGTCTTCGCAGCCGCAGGCTTTGAGCAAACGATGTCCTTCGTCCATGGCAGCCAGGGCTGCGTCGCTTATTACCGTTCGCATCTGTCGCGTCACTTCAAGGAGCCTTCATCGGCGGTCTCGTCCTCGATGACGGAGGACGCGGCAGTGTTCGGCGGGTTGAAGAACATGGTCGACGGGCTCGCCAATACATACAAGCTCTACGATCCGAAGATGATCGCCGTCTCGACCACCTGCATGGCCGAAGTCATTGGAGACGACCTCCACGGCTTCATCGAAAACGCAAAGAACGAAGGGTCGGTCCCGCACGACTTCGATGTTCCTTTCGCCCACACGCCTGCCTTCGTCGGCAGCCACGTCGATGGCTATGACGGCATGATCAAGGGCATTCTGGAGAACTTCTGGAAAGGCAACGAGCGGAAGGAGGTTGCTCAAGCCATCAACATCATTCCCGGCTTCGACGGCTTCTGCGTCGGCAACAACCGCGAACTGAAGCGCCTGCTCGACATGATGGGCGTATCCTACATCTTCATCCAGGATGCCTCCGACCAGTTCGACACGCCGTCTGACGGTACGTACCGCATGTATGACGGCGGCACGAAGATCGAGGACTTGAAAACGGCGTTGAATGCCGAAGCGACCCTGTCGCTGCAGCACTATAACACGCGCAAAACGCTGGAATATTGCAAGGAGGTCGGTCAGGTTACGGCTTCGTTCCATTATCCGCTGGGTGTTCAGGCGACCGACGAATTCCTGATGAAGGTCTCGGAGATTACCGGCAAGGAAATTCCTCCGGCAATCGGCCTGGAACGCGGCCGTCTCGTCGACGCTATGGCAGATAGCCAAGCCTGGCTGCACGGGAAGAAATACGCGATCTACGGCGATCCTGACTTCGTCTACGCCGTTGCCCGGTTCGTCTTGGAAACCGGCGGTGAGCCGACCCACTGCCTTGCTACCAACGGCACGTCGGCCTGGGAAGCCGAGATGAAGGCGTTGCTCGCATCCTCGCCCTTCGGCAAGGATGCCCAGGTCTGGGCGGGCAAGGACCTGTGGGCGTTGCGCTCGCTGCTCTTTACCGAGCCGGTTGATCTTATGATCGGCAATTCCTATGGCAAGTATCTCGAGCGCGACACCGGCACCCCATTGATCCGGCTGACCTTTCCGATATTCGACCGGCACCATCACCACCGTTTCCCGCTCATGGGCTACCAGGGCGGCCTGCGCGTCCTGACGACGATCCTCGACAAGATCTTCGACAAGCTCGATCGCGAGACGAGCGAGCCGGGTGTGACGGACTATTCTTACGACCTGACCCGCTAG